One genomic window of Desulfuromonas sp. AOP6 includes the following:
- a CDS encoding phospholipase D-like domain-containing protein, with protein sequence MENPANGDERTLWKSGHRFRLLVDGSRFFPTMLESIRQAQRYVLLEMYLVESGELATRFIAALCDAASRGVQVYLLFDGYGSLRLSRGDRDLLMSEGAHLLFYNPLRFSHWQRNLFRNHRKLLLVDGVLAYTGGFGLKDLFDPSLEPEKYWHDVVLKIEGPSVETWQALFMETWNRWSRIPLQLPEPPAVPTRAGVQRGRVAAHSRYLKRSEIKQSFVSHIRQARQRVWLSTAYFVPSAKLRRALIRAAGNGVDVRLMLPGPYTDHPEIRWLGRYHYERMLRNGVRIFEYQPRFLHAKVIMCDHWVSIGSANGDRWNEHWNLEANQEVEDSAVIEAVEAFFEEDFLQCIEFEYTEWRIRPWYHRLWERFLGKVVTIVAWFWREKRNPPQ encoded by the coding sequence CATGCTGGAGAGCATCCGGCAGGCCCAGCGATATGTCCTGCTTGAAATGTACCTGGTCGAGTCGGGAGAGCTGGCAACACGATTTATCGCTGCCCTGTGTGATGCGGCCTCTCGCGGGGTGCAGGTCTATCTCCTCTTCGACGGTTACGGTAGTTTGCGGTTGTCCCGGGGCGATCGCGATTTATTGATGAGCGAAGGGGCGCACCTGCTCTTTTACAACCCCTTGCGTTTTAGTCACTGGCAGCGCAATCTCTTTCGCAACCACCGCAAACTGCTGCTGGTGGATGGTGTCCTGGCCTATACCGGTGGATTTGGCCTCAAGGATCTATTCGACCCGAGTCTGGAGCCGGAAAAGTACTGGCACGATGTCGTGCTCAAGATCGAAGGGCCGAGCGTGGAGACCTGGCAGGCTCTGTTCATGGAAACCTGGAACCGATGGTCCAGAATTCCCCTGCAGCTGCCAGAGCCTCCTGCGGTACCCACCAGGGCAGGAGTCCAGAGGGGCCGGGTGGCCGCACATTCCCGCTATTTAAAACGCTCGGAGATCAAGCAGTCTTTTGTGAGCCATATCCGTCAGGCTCGTCAACGCGTCTGGCTATCCACGGCCTACTTCGTTCCTTCCGCCAAGTTGCGCCGGGCCCTCATCCGCGCGGCGGGCAACGGGGTCGATGTGCGGCTGATGCTGCCGGGGCCTTATACGGATCATCCAGAAATTCGCTGGTTAGGTCGCTATCATTATGAGCGGATGCTGCGAAATGGGGTCCGCATCTTTGAGTATCAGCCCCGCTTTCTCCACGCCAAGGTTATCATGTGTGATCACTGGGTCTCCATCGGTTCGGCCAATGGCGACCGCTGGAACGAGCACTGGAATCTGGAAGCAAACCAGGAGGTGGAGGATTCGGCTGTTATCGAAGCGGTTGAAGCCTTTTTCGAGGAGGACTTTCTTCAGTGTATTGAATTTGAGTACACGGAATGGCGTATTCGACCCTGGTACCACCGTCTGTGGGAGCGTTTCCTTGGCAAGGTGGTGACGATAGTGGCCTGGTTCTGGCGTGAAAAGAGAAATCCCCCGCAGTGA
- a CDS encoding ferritin family protein, producing the protein MKEALKMAIEAKKHLMDFYNEAAAVTENPKGKAVFTRLAQEVRENAGKFFTHYKWDDLGTFDEFMAKPARDDSAMLHELRKAIDKNVHERKAREIALQEEADMEKNFTLAASHIVDPSVKAIFMEVAKDTRIHYAIIESEYAHTMAMVHETDIDIYVRE; encoded by the coding sequence ATGAAAGAAGCTCTGAAAATGGCCATCGAGGCCAAAAAACATCTCATGGACTTTTACAATGAGGCCGCCGCGGTCACGGAAAACCCCAAAGGAAAAGCGGTGTTTACCCGGCTCGCCCAGGAGGTCCGTGAGAATGCCGGTAAATTCTTCACGCACTACAAGTGGGACGACCTGGGCACTTTCGATGAGTTTATGGCCAAACCTGCCAGGGATGACTCGGCCATGCTGCACGAACTGAGGAAAGCCATCGACAAGAATGTGCATGAGCGCAAGGCCCGCGAGATTGCCCTGCAGGAAGAGGCGGACATGGAGAAGAACTTTACCCTGGCCGCTTCACACATCGTTGACCCGTCGGTGAAGGCCATCTTTATGGAAGTGGCCAAGGACACCCGCATCCATTATGCAATCATCGAATCGGAATATGCCCACACCATGGCCATGGTTCACGAAACGGATATTGACATCTACGTGCGCGAATAG
- a CDS encoding TlpA disulfide reductase family protein, which produces MQRKMIIAAVVIGLAVVYFFVAGSGVRESELSTAKEPAAIAMAPDFSLTDMQGESVSLSEYRGKVVFLNFWASWCPPCKEEMPSMESLYQGLKEGDFVMLAVNVEENGKEAVAQFLKEVPVNFPILLDSTQAVANLYKVRGLPHTFIIDREGNMVDSVTGALDWNAPEVVRYISSLMTAR; this is translated from the coding sequence ATGCAACGTAAGATGATTATCGCCGCTGTGGTGATTGGCTTGGCTGTCGTTTATTTTTTTGTGGCAGGTTCGGGCGTTCGTGAGTCTGAGTTGTCGACTGCGAAAGAGCCGGCTGCTATTGCCATGGCCCCAGATTTTAGCCTGACGGATATGCAGGGAGAGTCGGTTTCTCTTTCCGAGTATCGGGGCAAAGTGGTATTTCTCAATTTTTGGGCGAGCTGGTGTCCGCCCTGCAAGGAAGAGATGCCGTCCATGGAGTCTCTGTATCAAGGGCTGAAAGAAGGCGACTTTGTCATGCTGGCGGTCAATGTAGAGGAAAACGGCAAAGAGGCTGTAGCGCAGTTTCTAAAAGAGGTTCCGGTGAATTTCCCCATCCTTCTTGACAGTACCCAGGCGGTAGCTAATCTCTACAAGGTCCGAGGCTTGCCCCACACCTTTATCATCGACCGTGAAGGGAATATGGTGGATTCGGTCACCGGGGCGCTGGATTGGAATGCTCCCGAGGTGGTTCGGTACATTTCTTCGTTGATGACGGCGCGTTGA